The nucleotide window TTAGATCTCTCTCGCAAACAGCGAGGGTTTTTAGTTCTTCTAGCAGCAACATTGGAAGTTCTGAACCACAATTTACCCATTTTGGCTCCCAAACTGTTCCCAAAGATGAGAAGGAAAAATTGGTTGGCAACGTTTTCTCATCAGTAGCATCTAAATATGACATAATGAACGATGTCATGTCATTAGGCATCCATAGATGCTGGAAAGATCGCTTTATTAACAAGTTGGATGCTGGTAAGAGACCAAACTCTACAGAACCACTGCATTTCATTGACGTTGCTGGAGGTTCAGGTGACATTGCGTTTGGGCTTCTTGATCATGCTGAGGAAAAATTTCACGATACAACGTCAACCATGGATATAGTAGATATTAATGCGGATATGCTGAAAGAGggtgaaaaaagagcattaaatcaaaagaagtatttcaatgattcaaGAGTTAGATTTCTTGTTCAGAACGGTGAAACTCTGGACCAAATtaaatcaaattcaaaggaCATTTATACCGTGTCGTTTGGTATTAGAAATTTCACCAACATTCAAGCTGGTCTAGATACAGCATATAGAGTTTTGAAACCAGGTGGTATTTTTTACTGTTTGGAGttctcaaaaattgaaaatccTGTGATTGATGTTGTGTACCAGCAATGGTCAAAAGTTCTACCTGTTATGGGATCATTTATTGCTAATGATCATGATTCTTACCAATATCTAGTGGAGTCCATTGAGAGGTTCCCAGATCAGGAAACTTTCAAATCgatgattgaaaaatccgGCTTTCAATGCGCTGGATATGAAAGTTTGACATTTGGTACGTGCGCTATCCATTGGGGTGTCAAAGTCTGAACTAATTTtaacttcttttttcagctttcCTTTAATTATTTTATCTTCCTTTATCAATTATATAAGGCCCTCTTATTTACATGCAAATTTGTATATAACTTTCAATCGCAACTGAGATTTTTAACACTCACCGGTATATCTATACTTG belongs to Zygotorulaspora mrakii chromosome 1, complete sequence and includes:
- the COQ5 gene encoding 2-hexaprenyl-6-methoxy-1,4-benzoquinone methyltransferase (similar to Saccharomyces cerevisiae COQ5 (YML110C); ancestral locus Anc_8.833) — its product is MVGSKAYNVVRIAKFGPIRAIRSLSQTARVFSSSSSNIGSSEPQFTHFGSQTVPKDEKEKLVGNVFSSVASKYDIMNDVMSLGIHRCWKDRFINKLDAGKRPNSTEPLHFIDVAGGSGDIAFGLLDHAEEKFHDTTSTMDIVDINADMLKEGEKRALNQKKYFNDSRVRFLVQNGETLDQIKSNSKDIYTVSFGIRNFTNIQAGLDTAYRVLKPGGIFYCLEFSKIENPVIDVVYQQWSKVLPVMGSFIANDHDSYQYLVESIERFPDQETFKSMIEKSGFQCAGYESLTFGTCAIHWGVKV